The proteins below are encoded in one region of Casimicrobium huifangae:
- a CDS encoding pyridoxine 5'-phosphate synthase produces MTHFSANINRIALLRNSRDNGLPDLVACARIVLDAGADGITVHPRPDERHIRASDMQPIAALVREYPDREFNVEGNPHHNLVQIVESLAAANLAPRQVTLVPDALNVPTSNRGFAAGAEMDAVQPLIAHFKAMAMRVSVFVDADVTAVVAARAAGADRIELYTEPYAHACAQVSNTAASATVREALQPFADAARKAREAGLAVNAGHDLNLHNLPLLLRDVAPDEVSIGHAFIADALMMGLAETTRAYCRMCHGV; encoded by the coding sequence GTGACTCATTTCTCTGCCAACATCAATCGCATCGCGCTGCTGCGCAACAGCCGCGACAACGGCTTGCCCGATCTGGTCGCCTGCGCGCGCATCGTGCTCGACGCCGGTGCTGATGGCATCACCGTGCATCCGCGCCCTGACGAGCGGCACATCCGCGCCAGTGACATGCAGCCAATCGCCGCGCTGGTGCGCGAGTACCCCGACCGTGAGTTCAACGTCGAGGGCAATCCGCACCACAATCTGGTGCAGATTGTAGAGAGCCTTGCCGCGGCGAACCTTGCTCCACGGCAAGTGACGCTGGTGCCCGACGCGCTGAATGTGCCCACGTCCAATCGTGGTTTTGCAGCAGGCGCCGAGATGGATGCCGTACAGCCGCTGATCGCGCACTTCAAGGCGATGGCAATGCGGGTGAGCGTGTTTGTGGACGCCGATGTCACGGCGGTAGTTGCAGCCCGTGCTGCTGGCGCGGATCGGATCGAGCTCTACACCGAGCCTTACGCACACGCGTGCGCGCAGGTCAGCAACACAGCCGCGAGCGCCACCGTGCGTGAGGCGCTGCAACCGTTCGCCGATGCTGCGCGCAAGGCGCGTGAGGCGGGCCTCGCGGTCAACGCCGGGCATGATCTGAACCTGCACAATCTGCCGCTGTTGCTGCGTGATGTGGCGCCGGACGAGGTGTCGATCGGCCACGCCTTCATCGCCGATGCGCTGATGATGGGGCTCGCGGAAACCAC
- a CDS encoding 2OG-Fe dioxygenase family protein codes for MQTVANKTDIVQEMQARGFCLIAPAQLSAVTGITPAALDPLRPSWEALPRDAYLRDGGRYRSRRHASYVQTIAAGTLGDVPHRAHWQPVDYNALHGGIERWFEPVTPEVSTDTTWRTFILRVGELCASTLSAPPDRWYIEAHQFRIDTAEGIGRPTPEGAHRDGVDFVAVVLVNRRGVKGGESRVFDAHGPSGVRFTLTEPWSVLLLDDARVIHETTPIQPDGEPGVRDTLVITYRRSGFQDPV; via the coding sequence ATGCAAACGGTTGCGAACAAGACTGACATTGTGCAAGAAATGCAGGCGCGAGGCTTTTGCCTGATCGCACCGGCGCAGCTCAGCGCCGTTACCGGCATCACGCCCGCCGCGCTTGACCCGCTGCGCCCGAGCTGGGAAGCGCTGCCGCGTGACGCATACCTGCGCGATGGTGGGCGCTATCGCTCACGGCGGCACGCGTCGTATGTGCAGACCATCGCCGCCGGCACGCTAGGCGACGTGCCGCACCGGGCGCACTGGCAGCCGGTGGACTACAACGCGCTGCATGGCGGCATCGAACGCTGGTTTGAGCCGGTCACGCCCGAAGTATCTACCGACACCACCTGGCGCACCTTCATCCTGCGTGTCGGCGAACTTTGCGCCAGCACCCTCAGCGCGCCGCCGGATCGGTGGTACATCGAAGCACACCAGTTCCGCATCGATACGGCTGAGGGTATCGGTCGCCCCACGCCCGAAGGCGCGCACCGTGATGGCGTTGATTTCGTTGCTGTGGTGCTGGTCAATCGCCGTGGCGTCAAGGGTGGCGAGTCGCGCGTGTTTGACGCGCACGGCCCGAGTGGCGTGCGCTTCACGCTGACCGAGCCGTGGTCCGTACTGCTGCTCGACGACGCCCGCGTCATCCACGAGACCACGCCTATCCAGCCCGATGGTGAGCCGGGCGTGCGCGACACGCTGGTGATCACTTATCGGCGCAGCGGCTTTCAGGATCCGGTGTAG
- a CDS encoding GNAT family N-acetyltransferase: protein MKPFSDVALLTPRLRLRPLAATDAEPLYDIYSDPDFMRYWSSAPWTSMDQATQLIERDLRELAAGEHVRLGIFLRDGDGLIGTCSLFNLNAQCRRGEVGYGIARPHWRKGYMFEAVSALIGFAFGELDLHRLEADIDPRNAGSARSLEKLGFIREGLLRERWIVGDEVSDSALYGLLARDWRHASLTTPDPESRCADK, encoded by the coding sequence GTGAAGCCATTTTCTGATGTTGCGCTGCTGACGCCAAGATTGCGGTTGCGGCCGCTTGCCGCCACCGACGCCGAACCACTTTACGACATCTATTCCGACCCCGATTTCATGCGCTACTGGAGCTCGGCACCGTGGACATCGATGGATCAGGCAACGCAGTTAATTGAGCGTGATCTGCGTGAACTGGCGGCCGGTGAACACGTGCGGCTGGGCATCTTTCTGCGCGATGGTGATGGGTTGATCGGCACCTGCTCACTCTTCAATCTCAACGCACAATGCCGTCGTGGCGAAGTGGGTTATGGCATCGCCCGCCCGCACTGGCGCAAGGGCTACATGTTTGAGGCAGTCAGCGCGCTGATTGGCTTTGCTTTTGGCGAACTGGATTTGCACAGGCTTGAAGCGGATATTGATCCGCGCAACGCCGGCTCGGCCCGCAGCCTGGAGAAGCTTGGCTTCATCCGCGAAGGCTTGTTGCGCGAGCGCTGGATTGTTGGCGACGAGGTTTCTGATTCGGCGCTGTATGGCTTGCTCGCGCGAGACTGGCGCCACGCAAGCCTAACTACACCGGATCCTGAAAGCCGCTGCGCCGATAAGTGA
- a CDS encoding VOC family protein, translating to MKRVTGIGGIFFQAQDPAAMHAWYKAHLGIDVQSWGGTAFTWADGDGNAMKGTTVWSIGKAGGDHFAPSKAPFMINYRVDDLDALLAALRAEGCNVLDKTDDSEYGKFGWVMDPEGNKVELWQPPAGQ from the coding sequence ATGAAGCGCGTTACCGGCATCGGTGGAATCTTCTTTCAGGCGCAGGACCCGGCAGCGATGCATGCCTGGTACAAGGCTCACCTGGGCATTGACGTGCAAAGCTGGGGCGGCACGGCATTCACCTGGGCAGACGGCGACGGCAATGCAATGAAGGGCACGACAGTGTGGTCAATTGGCAAGGCTGGTGGCGATCACTTCGCGCCAAGCAAGGCGCCGTTCATGATCAATTACCGCGTTGATGATCTTGATGCACTGCTCGCGGCGCTGCGCGCCGAAGGCTGCAACGTGCTCGACAAGACTGACGACTCGGAATACGGCAAGTTTGGCTGGGTGATGGACCCCGAAGGTAACAAGGTGGAGTTGTGGCAGCCGCCGGCCGGACAGTAA
- a CDS encoding M23 family metallopeptidase, with protein MTTTLFSVMRPIQRQRRRYLAPLVVGVLANALYAAPAVAAPVDAAAALTDAELVWDTRVLDVAEARRIVAQSAKLAPWVDRVIDRAGRYSVNPRLLALLADESDLLGNLDGLDSTAAGERLDQFVGAVSHMFETGRSQQDGGIARTRARVLALAGQSFGARAVAATFLAGDGDARKLSERWRTRYGAPQVAVEAESEKAAPALFLRLPWLAGQSGWSFNGVHTTSGSCNPTPCASPQSSIDFSRGWPQWTTSTTNAPVHAAHGGTVTVYSSCNVRVTNANGWATNYYHLSNVAVSNGATVVTGQRLADYADNQAQALCQGGSSTGPHTHVTLLASGAQVAIDQSEFSGWRINATTVTADYDSNCTRMNLTRDGITACAYNGSSPTSWAMHTLPAGHPSSKICDLDIDGSGTVEPDRDGVLLLRYLFGMRGNALIAGINQAGAARTQPATIESYIASKDYDLDRSGNTLTLHDGTIVQRAMRGVTSSALASGVGPLGTLLNGASGVAAYVAGCR; from the coding sequence ATGACAACCACACTTTTTTCGGTGATGAGACCAATCCAGCGGCAACGTCGTCGATATCTCGCGCCGCTTGTCGTCGGTGTGCTGGCAAACGCGCTGTACGCTGCACCGGCAGTTGCCGCGCCAGTCGATGCAGCTGCAGCCCTCACCGACGCCGAGCTGGTGTGGGACACGCGCGTGCTGGACGTGGCGGAGGCGCGGCGCATCGTGGCGCAATCGGCAAAGCTGGCGCCTTGGGTTGACCGGGTGATTGATCGTGCTGGCCGCTACAGCGTGAACCCGCGGCTGCTGGCCTTGCTGGCGGACGAGAGCGATTTGCTGGGCAATCTGGATGGGCTTGACAGCACTGCGGCTGGCGAACGGCTGGACCAGTTCGTCGGCGCTGTTTCGCATATGTTCGAGACCGGCCGTAGCCAGCAGGACGGCGGTATCGCGCGCACCCGCGCACGGGTGCTGGCGCTGGCAGGGCAGAGTTTTGGCGCACGGGCGGTGGCGGCGACGTTTCTCGCGGGCGATGGCGATGCGCGCAAACTGAGCGAGCGCTGGCGCACGCGCTACGGCGCACCGCAGGTTGCCGTTGAGGCCGAATCAGAAAAGGCAGCGCCCGCGCTCTTCCTGCGCCTGCCCTGGCTGGCCGGGCAATCCGGCTGGAGCTTCAACGGCGTGCACACCACATCCGGCAGTTGCAACCCCACGCCCTGTGCGTCGCCGCAATCGTCCATCGATTTCTCGCGAGGCTGGCCGCAGTGGACCACAAGCACAACCAATGCGCCTGTGCATGCGGCGCATGGCGGTACGGTCACTGTGTACTCTTCGTGCAATGTTCGCGTGACCAATGCGAACGGCTGGGCCACCAACTATTACCACCTGTCCAATGTGGCGGTGAGCAACGGTGCCACGGTAGTCACCGGCCAGCGGCTGGCAGACTATGCCGACAATCAGGCGCAGGCGCTCTGCCAGGGCGGCAGCTCGACCGGGCCACACACGCACGTGACGTTGCTCGCCAGCGGCGCGCAAGTGGCGATTGACCAGAGCGAGTTCTCGGGCTGGCGCATCAATGCCACCACAGTGACTGCTGACTACGACAGCAACTGCACACGCATGAACCTGACGCGCGACGGCATCACGGCCTGCGCCTACAACGGCTCCAGCCCGACCAGCTGGGCGATGCACACGTTGCCGGCAGGGCATCCGTCAAGCAAGATTTGTGATCTCGACATTGATGGCAGCGGCACCGTTGAGCCGGATCGCGATGGTGTGTTGCTGCTGCGTTACCTGTTCGGCATGCGCGGTAATGCGCTGATTGCCGGCATCAACCAGGCAGGCGCGGCGCGCACGCAACCGGCAACGATCGAGAGCTACATAGCCAGCAAGGACTATGACCTCGACCGCAGCGGCAACACGCTCACGCTGCACGACGGCACCATCGTTCAGCGTGCCATGCGCGGCGTAACCAGCAGCGCGCTGGCTAGCGGTGTTGGGCCGCTGGGTACGTTGCTCAATGGAGCCTCGGGAGTGGCGGCGTATGTGGCGGGGTGCCGATAG
- a CDS encoding NUDIX domain-containing protein, with protein sequence MQHLISTGVIIEHEDRVLLVCHVKPGAYDFWVAPGGGVKGAETLETAATREAREEAGVEVAIGKLLYIEEFFSPECRTVKFWFAARLTGGHLDCTHPEAVAEHITEAAWHPLVSLNQLTVFPEMLTTRYVTDREMGLQAPSVCRCGR encoded by the coding sequence ATGCAACACCTAATCTCCACCGGCGTAATCATCGAGCACGAGGACCGCGTGCTGCTGGTTTGTCACGTCAAGCCGGGCGCGTATGACTTCTGGGTGGCGCCGGGCGGGGGCGTGAAGGGGGCGGAGACGCTCGAGACCGCAGCCACGCGGGAGGCGCGTGAGGAGGCGGGCGTGGAGGTGGCGATTGGCAAGCTCCTCTACATCGAGGAGTTCTTCAGCCCCGAGTGCCGCACCGTCAAGTTCTGGTTCGCCGCGCGGCTCACCGGCGGGCACCTGGACTGCACCCACCCCGAAGCCGTGGCCGAGCACATCACCGAGGCCGCGTGGCACCCACTCGTCAGCCTCAACCAGCTCACCGTATTCCCGGAGATGCTCACCACCCGCTACGTCACTGATCGCGAGATGGGGTTGCAAGCCCCATCCGTCTGCCGTTGCGGGAGATGA
- a CDS encoding Rap1a/Tai family immunity protein encodes MSASNVFPHAILVAMAIAIAGEANAGYFNGARLKDLVDADDRVESANASPSDFQKSGLLLGFVAGVHDTANGTAFCGRSYVTIGQAVAVVKKYFRENPNKWDQQASDLVSNALSSAFPCRK; translated from the coding sequence ATGTCGGCCTCAAATGTTTTCCCTCATGCGATCCTCGTGGCGATGGCCATCGCGATTGCTGGCGAAGCAAATGCTGGGTATTTCAATGGAGCTAGACTGAAGGACCTTGTCGATGCTGACGACAGAGTAGAAAGCGCGAACGCTAGCCCTTCGGATTTTCAAAAGAGCGGCCTACTTTTGGGATTTGTTGCCGGTGTGCACGATACAGCTAATGGCACGGCATTCTGTGGGCGGTCGTATGTGACAATCGGACAAGCGGTCGCAGTAGTTAAGAAGTATTTCCGTGAAAACCCGAATAAATGGGATCAACAAGCTAGTGATCTTGTGTCCAATGCATTGTCGTCGGCGTTTCCGTGCCGGAAATAG
- a CDS encoding helix-turn-helix domain-containing protein: MLGAFSAPCGIRQAEVAERMGTSRSAVARLESANAKHSPSLATLQRYAQALGYRVQVRLVRP, encoded by the coding sequence TTGTTGGGTGCGTTCAGTGCGCCGTGCGGTATCAGGCAAGCCGAAGTCGCCGAGCGCATGGGCACCAGCCGGTCCGCCGTGGCAAGACTGGAATCGGCCAACGCAAAACACTCGCCATCACTTGCCACTCTGCAACGCTACGCACAGGCGCTCGGGTATCGCGTGCAAGTGCGGCTAGTGCGACCGTAG
- a CDS encoding long-chain-fatty-acid--CoA ligase yields the protein MDKPWLNNYPAGVPATIKYDQYSSIVQLLEESFQKYAHRAAFNSMGKNVTYGEVDELSRALGAYLQSVGLQPGDRVACMMPNVIQYPVSVAAILRAGFVVVNVNPLYTPRELEHQLKDSGAKAIVILENFGATLQQVLDKTPVKHVILAAMGDMLGFIKGSLVNYVVRKKKKLVPPFSLPTAVKFNDAIARGKPLALSPSKAKFEDPAVLQYTGGTTGVSKGATLLHRNIVANVLQSEAWMQPALTNPKKPKPPEQLTTVCALPLYHIFAFTVCFLLAVRTGGLVILIPNARDFPGTIKALKGFKIHMFPAVNTLYNALLNEPSFKELDVSDMRVANGGGMAVQKAVADKWLAATGCPIVEGYGLSETSPSATCNPTDTDAYSGTIGLPLPSTEIAIRDDDNKDVKQGEPGEICIRGPQVMAGYWQRPDETAKVFAPDGFFKTGDIGVMDERGYVKIVDRKKDMVLVSGFNVYPNEVEDVVASCPGVLECAVIGVPDEKSGEAVKVFIVKKDPALTEQQVRDYCEANLAGYKKPKYIVFRADLPKTPVGKILRRELRDMEKKAA from the coding sequence GTGGACAAACCCTGGCTGAACAACTATCCGGCCGGCGTACCCGCCACCATCAAGTACGACCAGTACAGCTCGATCGTGCAACTGCTGGAGGAGAGCTTCCAGAAGTACGCCCATCGCGCCGCCTTCAACAGCATGGGCAAAAACGTCACCTATGGCGAGGTGGACGAACTCTCCCGCGCGCTCGGCGCCTACCTGCAAAGCGTGGGCCTGCAGCCGGGCGACCGCGTCGCCTGCATGATGCCCAACGTGATCCAGTACCCGGTCTCGGTGGCAGCCATCCTGCGCGCCGGCTTTGTGGTGGTGAACGTCAACCCGCTCTACACGCCGCGCGAGCTGGAGCACCAGTTGAAGGACTCCGGCGCCAAAGCCATCGTGATTCTGGAGAACTTTGGCGCCACGCTGCAGCAGGTGCTCGACAAAACACCGGTGAAGCACGTCATCCTTGCCGCGATGGGCGACATGCTGGGCTTCATCAAGGGCTCGCTGGTCAACTACGTGGTGCGCAAGAAGAAAAAGCTGGTGCCCCCGTTCTCGCTGCCCACGGCCGTGAAGTTCAACGACGCCATTGCCCGCGGCAAACCGCTGGCGCTGTCCCCGTCGAAGGCGAAATTCGAAGACCCGGCCGTGCTGCAATACACCGGCGGCACCACCGGCGTATCGAAGGGCGCCACCCTGCTCCACCGCAACATCGTGGCCAACGTGCTGCAGTCCGAGGCGTGGATGCAGCCGGCGCTGACCAACCCGAAAAAGCCGAAGCCGCCGGAGCAGCTCACCACCGTCTGCGCGCTGCCGCTGTATCACATCTTCGCCTTCACGGTCTGCTTCCTGCTGGCGGTGCGCACCGGCGGGCTGGTGATCCTGATCCCGAACGCGCGCGACTTCCCCGGCACCATCAAGGCGCTGAAGGGCTTCAAGATCCACATGTTCCCGGCCGTCAACACGCTCTATAACGCGCTGCTCAACGAGCCCTCGTTCAAGGAGCTGGACGTGAGCGACATGCGCGTGGCCAACGGCGGCGGTATGGCGGTGCAGAAGGCGGTGGCCGACAAATGGCTGGCGGCCACCGGCTGCCCCATCGTCGAGGGCTACGGCCTCTCGGAGACGTCCCCCTCCGCCACCTGCAACCCGACCGACACTGACGCCTACTCCGGCACGATCGGCCTGCCGCTGCCGAGCACCGAGATCGCCATCCGCGATGACGACAACAAGGACGTCAAGCAAGGCGAGCCAGGCGAAATCTGCATCCGCGGCCCGCAGGTGATGGCGGGCTACTGGCAGCGCCCCGACGAAACCGCCAAGGTGTTCGCACCGGACGGCTTCTTCAAGACCGGCGACATCGGCGTGATGGACGAGCGCGGCTACGTGAAGATTGTGGACCGCAAGAAGGACATGGTGCTGGTATCCGGCTTCAACGTCTACCCGAACGAGGTAGAGGATGTGGTCGCCAGTTGCCCCGGCGTGCTCGAGTGCGCAGTGATCGGCGTGCCCGACGAAAAATCCGGCGAAGCGGTCAAGGTGTTCATCGTCAAGAAAGACCCGGCCCTCACCGAGCAGCAGGTGCGCGACTACTGCGAAGCCAACCTCGCTGGGTACAAAAAGCCGAAGTACATCGTCTTCCGCGCCGATTTGCCCAAGACACCAGTAGGCAAGATCCTGCGCCGCGAGCTGCGCGACATGGAGAAGAAGGCGGCGTAG
- a CDS encoding ATP-binding cassette domain-containing protein, which yields MALLTLQNAHLAFGLAALLDGADFAVETRERIGLIGRNGAGKTSLLKVLAGVQALDDGAMAQQSGLRVTTVPQEPVFAPDATVFDAVAEGLGHVRALRGLYETMTAAGGDAHELADMQHEIDALDGWTWESRVTTTLTQLSLDAATKVATLSGGLKKRVAIARALVASPDLLLLDEPTNHLDLAAIAWLEELLRNFKGSAVIISHDRAFLDNVVTRIIELDRGKLTTFPGNYAAYETQKAAQLEFEATVNAKFDKLLAQEEVWIRKGVEARRTRNEGRVRRLEALRLTRAARRETLGRVKLEITSGAQSGKVIAELTDVSKAFGDKVIVKNFTATILRGDKVGLVGPNGIGKTTLLKLILGELAPDSGKIRTGMNMQIAYFDQMRDALDENATLGEFISPGSDWIEVGGKRTHVMTYLQDFLFPPERANAPVKMLSGGERNRLLLARHFAKEANVLVLDEPTNDLDIDTLELLEDKLANYEGTVFIVSHDRRFLDNVVTSCLVAEGNGLWREYEGGITDWQAQARVMASLVAPEQTAAPARAPAATPARNASAEPAKARAKLSYKEQRELDALPGRIEALETEQTELNTLLADGAIFQSDPKRAAEAAKRVGELDELIFAAMEQWEALASR from the coding sequence ATGGCTCTTCTCACTCTGCAAAACGCCCACCTCGCCTTTGGTCTCGCCGCGCTCCTCGATGGTGCGGATTTCGCCGTTGAAACCCGCGAACGGATCGGCCTGATCGGCCGTAACGGCGCCGGCAAGACCTCGCTGCTGAAGGTGCTGGCCGGCGTGCAGGCGCTGGACGACGGCGCGATGGCGCAGCAAAGCGGCCTGCGGGTGACCACGGTGCCGCAGGAGCCGGTGTTTGCGCCCGACGCCACGGTGTTTGACGCCGTTGCCGAAGGCCTCGGGCATGTACGGGCGCTACGCGGGCTCTACGAGACGATGACCGCTGCCGGCGGCGACGCGCATGAGCTGGCTGACATGCAGCACGAGATCGACGCGCTCGACGGCTGGACCTGGGAATCGCGCGTCACCACCACGCTGACGCAGCTCTCGCTGGACGCCGCCACCAAGGTCGCAACGCTTTCCGGCGGGCTCAAGAAGCGGGTTGCCATCGCCCGCGCGCTGGTGGCCTCGCCCGATCTACTGCTGCTCGATGAACCAACCAACCATCTCGACCTCGCGGCGATTGCCTGGCTGGAGGAACTGCTGCGCAATTTCAAGGGCAGCGCCGTGATCATCAGCCACGATCGCGCGTTTCTCGATAACGTGGTCACCCGCATCATCGAGCTGGATCGCGGCAAGCTCACTACCTTCCCCGGCAACTATGCGGCCTACGAGACGCAGAAGGCGGCGCAGCTGGAGTTTGAGGCCACGGTCAACGCCAAGTTCGACAAGCTGCTGGCGCAGGAAGAAGTGTGGATTCGCAAGGGCGTGGAGGCGCGGCGCACCCGCAACGAGGGGCGCGTGCGGCGGCTGGAGGCGCTGCGGCTGACGCGCGCGGCACGGCGCGAAACGCTCGGCCGCGTGAAGCTGGAGATCACCAGTGGTGCGCAGTCCGGCAAGGTGATCGCCGAGCTGACCGACGTCAGCAAAGCCTTCGGCGACAAAGTGATCGTGAAGAATTTCACCGCCACCATCCTGCGCGGCGACAAGGTGGGGTTGGTCGGCCCGAACGGCATCGGCAAGACGACGCTGCTGAAACTGATCCTCGGCGAGCTGGCGCCGGACAGCGGCAAGATCCGCACCGGCATGAACATGCAGATCGCGTACTTCGACCAGATGCGCGACGCGCTGGACGAGAACGCCACGCTCGGCGAATTCATCTCGCCGGGCAGCGACTGGATCGAGGTGGGCGGCAAGCGCACCCATGTGATGACCTATCTGCAGGACTTCCTGTTCCCGCCGGAGCGCGCCAACGCGCCGGTGAAGATGCTTTCGGGCGGTGAACGCAATCGCCTGCTGCTGGCGCGGCATTTCGCGAAAGAGGCGAATGTGCTGGTGCTCGACGAGCCGACGAACGATCTCGACATCGACACGCTGGAGCTGCTCGAAGACAAGCTGGCCAACTACGAGGGCACGGTGTTCATCGTCAGCCATGACCGGCGCTTTCTCGATAACGTGGTCACCAGTTGCCTGGTCGCCGAAGGCAACGGCCTGTGGCGCGAATACGAAGGCGGTATCACCGACTGGCAGGCCCAGGCGCGCGTGATGGCGAGCCTGGTCGCGCCGGAGCAGACGGCCGCCCCCGCGCGCGCGCCAGCTGCCACGCCCGCACGCAACGCGAGCGCGGAGCCGGCGAAGGCTCGCGCCAAGCTCAGCTACAAGGAGCAGCGCGAACTCGACGCGCTACCCGGCCGCATCGAAGCGCTGGAGACCGAACAGACCGAGCTCAACACACTGCTCGCCGACGGCGCCATCTTTCAAAGTGACCCGAAGCGCGCCGCCGAAGCTGCCAAACGCGTCGGCGAACTCGACGAACTCATCTTCGCCGCCATGGAGCAGTGGGAGGCGCTGGCGTCGCGATGA
- the mutM gene encoding bifunctional DNA-formamidopyrimidine glycosylase/DNA-(apurinic or apyrimidinic site) lyase, whose translation MPELPEVETVCRGLAPTLVDARIDDVIVREPRLRWPVAADFAERLRGRRIERVERRSKYLLLRLAGSDSLTLLAHLGMTGSFVARPIAAGDNVPLRLHDHVDFRLDTNAGHYLLRYNDPRRFGSMHVFTGADSDQPLLAHLGPEPLTDALTGTYLFEQTRRRPGPIKQALMDNTLVVGVGNIYANESLFRAGIHPNRAANRVSLARYERLVQEVKAVLAEAIEAGGSTLRDFVNASGEPGYFQLDYFVYGRDGQACKQCGGLLKLMRHGGRATVYCPNCQR comes from the coding sequence ATGCCGGAACTTCCCGAAGTAGAAACTGTCTGCCGGGGCCTTGCCCCAACCCTCGTCGATGCCCGTATTGACGACGTCATCGTGCGTGAGCCGCGGCTGCGCTGGCCAGTGGCGGCGGACTTCGCCGAGCGGCTGCGCGGGCGCCGCATCGAGCGCGTCGAACGTCGCAGCAAATATCTGCTGTTGCGCCTCGCGGGCAGCGACTCACTGACGCTGCTCGCTCATCTCGGCATGACCGGCAGCTTTGTCGCGCGCCCCATTGCCGCCGGTGACAACGTGCCATTGCGCCTGCACGACCACGTCGACTTTCGCCTGGATACAAACGCTGGCCACTATCTGCTGCGCTACAACGATCCGCGCCGCTTTGGCTCGATGCACGTATTTACCGGGGCAGACAGCGACCAGCCGCTGCTCGCTCACCTCGGCCCCGAGCCGCTCACCGATGCGCTGACCGGTACCTATCTCTTCGAGCAGACACGCCGCCGCCCCGGCCCGATCAAGCAGGCGCTGATGGACAACACGCTGGTGGTCGGCGTCGGCAACATCTACGCCAACGAATCCTTGTTCCGCGCCGGCATTCACCCGAACCGCGCGGCGAACCGCGTGTCACTGGCGCGCTACGAGCGGCTGGTGCAGGAGGTGAAAGCAGTGCTGGCAGAGGCCATCGAGGCCGGCGGCTCCACGCTGCGCGACTTCGTCAATGCCAGCGGCGAGCCAGGTTACTTCCAGCTCGACTACTTCGTCTACGGCCGCGACGGGCAAGCGTGCAAGCAATGCGGTGGACTGCTCAAGCTCATGCGCCACGGTGGGCGTGCGACGGTGTATTGCCCGAATTGTCAGAGGTAG